A genomic segment from Falsibacillus pallidus encodes:
- a CDS encoding sensor histidine kinase, with translation MKKISIKISLYFLIATLLIEGILFFSLYTNLVQSRVNEEINALLARGNSHRDVLQKNFDSTTVKHVALMESEGSTSVIITSSTRETIAQSKKVTDGMKNHLLHEMPIPHKGSVIEKHWKTSEYICTVSPIKINNQVKGYVYMFLGTGSIKSLINHLTHQFLISGAIILAVTIITMIGLSKLIATPLVHMKEAAQKMSSGDLTVSLNVKGYDEIGELSNAIQQLANDLKFMKNERSEFLASVAHELRTPLTFVKGYADIAMRESITVEERNNYLSIIKEESEHITDLVKNLFDLAQMEKHSFQITKLRCNLYDLSAKTIDRLRPAYKNKNIKLSFTCPKNLFAQIDQQRFEQVLINLLNNSYRHAYEGSTISVIIQPLSNFIQIEVKDEGEGIPPEDVPYIFNRFYRVDKSRTRSTGGIGLGLAIVKEIIELHNGSIYASSILSKGTTISIQLPIE, from the coding sequence ATAAAGAAAATATCGATTAAAATCAGCTTATATTTTTTAATCGCCACTTTGCTGATAGAAGGAATTTTATTCTTCTCTCTATATACCAATTTAGTTCAATCACGTGTCAATGAAGAAATCAATGCCCTTCTGGCCAGGGGAAACAGCCATAGGGACGTATTGCAGAAGAATTTTGATTCCACAACTGTAAAACATGTGGCATTAATGGAATCTGAGGGGTCAACTAGTGTAATAATAACCTCGTCAACAAGAGAAACAATAGCCCAATCAAAAAAAGTGACCGATGGAATGAAGAATCATTTGCTGCATGAGATGCCTATACCACATAAAGGATCCGTCATTGAAAAACATTGGAAAACATCTGAATATATATGTACTGTCAGCCCTATTAAAATAAATAATCAAGTAAAAGGCTATGTCTATATGTTTTTAGGGACTGGTTCTATTAAATCCCTCATAAACCATCTAACTCACCAATTTCTGATTTCAGGCGCCATTATTCTAGCTGTGACCATTATTACCATGATTGGTTTGTCCAAGCTGATTGCCACACCATTAGTCCACATGAAGGAAGCGGCCCAAAAAATGAGCAGCGGGGATTTGACCGTTTCACTAAATGTCAAAGGTTATGATGAAATTGGTGAGTTGTCAAATGCTATTCAACAATTGGCAAACGATTTGAAGTTCATGAAAAACGAAAGAAGTGAATTCTTAGCGAGCGTTGCGCATGAATTAAGAACACCATTAACATTTGTAAAAGGATATGCAGACATCGCAATGAGAGAGTCCATTACTGTAGAAGAGAGAAATAACTATTTATCAATAATTAAAGAAGAAAGCGAGCATATAACAGATCTTGTGAAGAATTTATTTGACCTCGCGCAAATGGAAAAACACTCCTTTCAAATTACGAAATTAAGATGTAATCTTTATGATCTGAGTGCTAAAACCATTGACAGACTTAGACCGGCATACAAGAATAAAAACATAAAATTATCTTTTACATGCCCTAAAAATCTGTTTGCGCAAATTGATCAACAACGATTTGAGCAGGTCCTTATCAATCTTTTAAACAACTCTTATCGCCATGCGTATGAAGGTTCAACGATATCTGTAATCATACAGCCCCTTTCCAACTTCATTCAAATAGAAGTTAAAGATGAAGGAGAAGGAATACCACCTGAGGATGTCCCCTATATCTTTAATCGGTTTTATCGGGTAGACAAATCACGAACCCGATCAACTGGCGGAATCGGTCTCGGGCTTGCCATTGTGAAGGAAATCATAGAACTGCATAATGGCAGCATTTATGCTTCGAGCATCCTTTCAAAAGGAACGACCATCAGCATCCAGTTACCTATTGAATGA
- a CDS encoding response regulator transcription factor, with protein sequence MKNILLVDDEVKMLNLLELYLTPNGFNCLKANSGSQAIEYLTEKQVDAVLLDIMMQGMDGWETCEEIRKFSDIPIIMVTARDNKADMIYGLNSGSDDYITKPFDEDILIARLNAVLRRTHSANEIIFNELIWNEAKHTVLVNGKDLTFTPIEFSLLGLFLGNQDIVLSRDQLINNIWGFDSEIEDRTVDSHIRNIREKLRKVGFQIDEHLATLYGIGYQWRSMR encoded by the coding sequence ATGAAAAATATTTTATTAGTAGATGACGAAGTCAAGATGCTGAATCTGCTTGAATTATATTTAACCCCTAATGGATTTAATTGTTTAAAAGCAAATTCTGGCTCTCAAGCCATTGAATATCTAACAGAGAAGCAAGTTGATGCAGTCCTGCTGGATATCATGATGCAGGGAATGGACGGATGGGAAACCTGTGAAGAAATTAGGAAATTCAGTGATATTCCTATTATTATGGTAACCGCAAGGGACAATAAAGCAGATATGATTTATGGGTTGAATTCTGGATCAGATGATTATATTACGAAACCTTTTGATGAAGACATTTTGATTGCTCGTTTGAATGCCGTTCTTAGGCGGACTCATTCAGCAAATGAGATTATTTTCAATGAACTGATATGGAATGAGGCTAAACATACTGTTTTGGTAAACGGCAAAGACCTCACTTTTACCCCTATTGAATTTTCTCTGCTCGGATTATTTTTAGGTAATCAAGATATTGTCCTTAGCAGAGACCAGCTTATAAATAATATATGGGGATTTGATTCAGAAATAGAGGATCGTACAGTAGACTCTCATATTCGAAATATCAGAGAAAAATTAAGAAAAGTTGGTTTTCAAATTGATGAGCACTTGGCCACTTTATATGGCATTGGATATCAATGGAGATCTATGCGATGA